A part of Actinomycetota bacterium genomic DNA contains:
- a CDS encoding MarR family transcriptional regulator: protein MGEERDDEAVRRFIERFALTLAESGMARMPARVFAAILAADDGRCTAAELAAQLGVSPAAVSGAVRYLTQLRLVRREREPGERRDHYRISSGTWYEAVTRREEMVARWEQDLSDGVKAVGPGSPAGDRLEETRRFFEHFRHALERAVLEWRELRAAGRAGPPGA, encoded by the coding sequence GTGGGCGAGGAGCGCGACGACGAGGCGGTGCGGCGCTTCATCGAGCGGTTCGCCCTGACGCTGGCCGAGTCGGGCATGGCCCGCATGCCGGCGCGGGTGTTCGCGGCCATCCTGGCCGCCGACGACGGCCGCTGCACCGCCGCCGAGCTGGCCGCCCAGCTCGGGGTCAGCCCGGCCGCCGTCTCCGGGGCGGTGCGCTACCTGACCCAGCTGCGGCTGGTGCGGCGCGAGCGCGAGCCGGGGGAGCGGCGCGACCACTACCGCATCTCCTCCGGCACCTGGTACGAGGCCGTCACCCGGCGCGAGGAGATGGTCGCCCGCTGGGAGCAGGACCTGTCCGACGGCGTCAAGGCCGTGGGGCCGGGCTCGCCGGCGGGGGACCGGCTGGAGGAGACCCGGCGGTTCTTCGAGCACTTCCGTCATGCCCTGGAGCGGGCCGTGCTGGAGTGGCGGGAGCTGCGGGCCGCCGGCCGGGCCGGTCCGCCCGGCGCCTGA
- a CDS encoding DUF3866 family protein, whose amino-acid sequence MVRIRNGRVTAIGDRRPGATELRVALDGEDGEVPAISYDRLTGPVEAGDEVVLNTTAVALGLGTGGFHVVMARVGGPVDDPGPGHVMKARYTPSQVRVLAVEEEDSPHRAAVAACTDLGGLPVVCAELHSMVPVVAAAARAVAADLQVAYVMTDGGALPLAFSRLAAELRAGGLVAGTITAGQAFGGDLEAISLYSALAAARAVLAADVVVVAQGPGGMGSGTALGFSGTQVAEAVNAAAALGGRPVACLRLSAADRRPRHRGVSHHSLTALGRLALARSAVAVPELADPDLAGLVDRQLAEAGVAGRHDLHRVAIPDPAKLLAGWGLEVTSMGRGPEDDPVFFAAAAAAGTLAGRLARP is encoded by the coding sequence GTGGTCCGCATCCGCAACGGGCGGGTCACGGCCATCGGCGACCGCCGCCCGGGCGCGACCGAGCTGCGGGTCGCCCTCGACGGCGAGGACGGCGAGGTCCCGGCGATCAGCTACGACCGGCTCACCGGGCCGGTCGAGGCCGGGGACGAGGTGGTGCTGAACACCACCGCGGTCGCCCTGGGGCTCGGCACCGGCGGCTTCCACGTGGTCATGGCCCGGGTCGGCGGGCCGGTCGACGACCCCGGCCCCGGGCATGTCATGAAGGCCCGCTACACCCCGTCGCAGGTCCGGGTCCTGGCCGTCGAGGAGGAGGACAGCCCCCACCGGGCGGCGGTCGCCGCCTGCACCGACCTGGGCGGCCTGCCGGTGGTCTGCGCCGAGCTGCACTCGATGGTCCCGGTGGTGGCGGCGGCCGCCCGGGCGGTCGCCGCCGACCTCCAGGTCGCCTACGTGATGACCGACGGCGGGGCCCTGCCGCTGGCCTTCTCGCGGCTGGCCGCCGAGCTGCGCGCCGGCGGGCTGGTCGCCGGGACGATCACCGCCGGGCAGGCGTTCGGGGGCGACCTGGAGGCGATCTCGCTGTACTCGGCCCTGGCCGCGGCCCGGGCGGTGCTGGCCGCCGACGTGGTCGTGGTCGCCCAGGGGCCGGGCGGGATGGGGTCGGGCACGGCCCTCGGGTTCTCCGGCACCCAGGTGGCCGAGGCGGTCAACGCCGCCGCCGCCCTCGGCGGCCGGCCGGTGGCCTGCCTGCGCCTGTCGGCCGCCGACCGGCGGCCCCGGCACCGCGGGGTCAGCCACCACAGCCTGACCGCGCTGGGCCGCCTCGCCCTGGCCCGCTCGGCCGTGGCCGTGCCCGAGCTGGCCGACCCCGACCTGGCCGGGCTGGTCGACCGCCAGCTGGCCGAGGCCGGGGTGGCCGGCCGCCACGACCTGCACCGGGTGGCCATCCCCGACCCGGCCAAGCTGCTCGCCGGCTGGGGCCTGGAGGTGACCTCGATGGGCCGCGGGCCCGAGGACGACCCGGTGTTCTTCGCCGCCGCGGCCGCCGCCGGCACCCTGGCCGGGCGCCTGGCCCGGCCATGA
- a CDS encoding helix-turn-helix domain-containing protein, whose protein sequence is MTEAGSEPAGSAPTRRAVLDLLKRNGSQTVAQLGAALNLSGVAVRRHLETLEHVGLVRQTTRPQGRGRPAYVYALTEMGHDLFPRNYHQLVAQLLEAATSELGPEAVERLFDHRQRELAELYAGRTSGRPLPELARALAAIQDENGYMADCASDGDGRFVVSEHNCAIARVAGAWPTACAHELALFRQLAGPDVEVERVAHIQAGDPVCAYVLRAAQQNGR, encoded by the coding sequence ATGACCGAGGCAGGAAGCGAGCCAGCGGGGAGCGCCCCGACCCGACGGGCCGTGCTCGATCTGCTCAAGCGCAACGGCTCCCAGACGGTCGCGCAGCTCGGCGCCGCCCTGAACCTGTCCGGGGTGGCGGTCCGCCGCCACCTGGAGACGCTGGAGCACGTCGGGCTGGTCCGGCAGACGACCCGCCCCCAGGGCCGCGGCCGGCCCGCCTACGTGTACGCCCTCACCGAGATGGGCCACGACCTGTTCCCCCGCAACTACCACCAGCTGGTCGCCCAGCTGCTGGAGGCGGCCACCTCGGAGCTGGGGCCGGAGGCGGTGGAGCGGCTGTTCGACCACCGCCAGCGGGAGCTGGCCGAGCTGTACGCCGGCCGCACCTCCGGGCGCCCCCTGCCCGAGCTGGCCCGGGCCCTGGCCGCCATCCAGGACGAGAACGGCTACATGGCCGACTGCGCCAGCGACGGCGACGGCCGCTTCGTGGTCAGCGAGCACAACTGCGCCATCGCCCGGGTGGCCGGCGCCTGGCCGACCGCCTGCGCCCACGAGCTGGCCCTGTTCCGGCAGCTCGCCGGGCCGGACGTCGAGGTCGAGCGGGTCGCCCACATCCAGGCCGGCGACCCCGTCTGCGCCTACGTCCTCCGGGCGGCCCAGCAGAACGGGCGCTGA
- a CDS encoding WYL domain-containing protein — MRKVERLVNLIALLLDTRRPLTLDQVAELVPGYDASGESLRRMFERDKEELRSLGVPVERAPIDAWGSEEGYFIDPEAYGMPDLDLAPDERAALALAARAWSGATRDPAAVAGLVKLDLDPGAGPDALRANLDGASPLLAVLLEATSGRKRVVFSYRPPGREAAERRLDPYALVNRRGTWYVVGHDADRDALRSFRVSRIASDIRKVRPTSRGPDFEVPAGFDPGKVLPTAGEPEGAPMALVRAARATARLAELRGAVPAGPPRPDGLVTLRLPVGDRDGLLGWAMGNSVEIVEPPDLRDEARRRLEALQEMVRA; from the coding sequence ATGCGCAAGGTGGAGCGGCTCGTCAATCTGATCGCCCTGCTGCTGGACACCCGGCGGCCCCTCACGCTCGACCAGGTGGCCGAGCTGGTGCCCGGGTACGACGCCAGCGGGGAGAGCCTGCGGCGCATGTTCGAGCGGGACAAGGAGGAGCTCCGCAGCCTGGGGGTGCCGGTCGAGCGGGCCCCGATCGATGCCTGGGGGAGCGAGGAGGGCTACTTCATCGACCCCGAGGCCTACGGCATGCCCGACCTGGACCTGGCCCCCGACGAGCGGGCGGCCCTCGCCCTGGCCGCGCGGGCCTGGTCGGGGGCGACCCGCGACCCGGCGGCCGTGGCCGGCCTGGTCAAGCTGGACCTGGACCCGGGCGCCGGGCCGGACGCCCTGCGGGCCAACCTGGACGGGGCCAGCCCGCTGCTGGCGGTGCTGCTGGAGGCCACCTCGGGCCGCAAACGGGTGGTGTTCAGCTACCGGCCCCCGGGCCGGGAGGCGGCCGAGCGCCGCCTCGACCCGTACGCCCTGGTGAACCGGCGCGGCACCTGGTACGTGGTCGGCCACGACGCCGACCGGGACGCGCTGCGCTCGTTCCGGGTGTCACGGATCGCCTCCGACATCCGCAAGGTCCGCCCGACCAGCCGCGGCCCCGACTTCGAGGTCCCGGCCGGGTTCGACCCGGGCAAGGTGCTGCCGACCGCCGGCGAGCCCGAGGGGGCGCCGATGGCGCTGGTCCGGGCCGCCCGGGCCACGGCCCGCCTGGCCGAGCTGCGCGGCGCCGTCCCCGCCGGCCCGCCCCGGCCCGACGGCCTGGTCACCCTGCGCCTGCCCGTCGGCGACCGCGACGGCCTGCTCGGCTGGGCCATGGGCAACAGCGTGGAGATCGTCGAGCCTCCCGACCTGCGCGACGAAGCCCGCCGCCGCCTCGAGGCCCTGCAGGAGATGGTGCGCGCGTGA
- a CDS encoding WYL domain-containing protein produces the protein MSPARTPDTSAAGRLQRLLALVPWVHDHPGATVEEVCERFDMTRETLIADLELLYVTGVPPYGPGDLMEAWVDGDKVHIGFADWFARAPRLTWREAAGLYLAGRALDALPEVAEQGALARALAKLEAVLPADQLDRVQELAGRVSVDLEGDPAETSRRTELARAAATGHRVEIEYWSASRGELTRRKVDPWLVFSASGHWYLSGWCHKAVAERLFRVDRVVSVRPTDEPFERPAGFDPAAHGELGGTELFAGGLECELDLAPEAEWAADYFPILASERRPDGRLRVRLATHQLSWLVRLVLRLAPAAEPVSPPELRRAVADAAGKALAAYAG, from the coding sequence GTGAGCCCGGCCCGGACCCCCGACACCAGCGCCGCCGGGCGGCTGCAGCGGCTCCTCGCCCTCGTCCCCTGGGTGCACGACCACCCGGGGGCGACCGTCGAGGAGGTCTGCGAGCGCTTCGACATGACCCGGGAGACCCTGATCGCCGACCTGGAGCTGCTGTACGTCACCGGCGTGCCACCGTACGGGCCGGGCGACCTGATGGAGGCGTGGGTCGACGGCGACAAGGTCCACATCGGCTTCGCCGACTGGTTCGCCCGGGCCCCCCGGCTGACCTGGCGGGAGGCGGCCGGGCTGTACCTGGCCGGGCGGGCCCTCGACGCCCTGCCCGAGGTGGCCGAGCAGGGGGCCCTGGCCCGGGCCCTGGCCAAGCTGGAGGCGGTCCTCCCCGCCGACCAGCTCGACCGGGTCCAAGAGCTGGCCGGCCGGGTCTCGGTCGACCTGGAGGGCGACCCGGCCGAGACCAGCCGCCGCACCGAGCTGGCCAGGGCGGCCGCCACCGGCCACCGGGTCGAGATCGAGTACTGGTCGGCCTCCCGGGGCGAGCTGACCCGCCGCAAGGTCGACCCGTGGCTGGTGTTCAGCGCCTCGGGCCACTGGTACCTGTCCGGCTGGTGCCACAAGGCGGTCGCCGAGCGGCTGTTCCGGGTCGACCGGGTGGTGTCGGTGCGGCCGACCGACGAGCCGTTCGAGCGCCCGGCCGGCTTCGACCCGGCCGCCCACGGCGAGCTGGGCGGGACCGAGCTGTTCGCCGGCGGCCTGGAATGCGAGCTCGACCTCGCCCCCGAGGCCGAGTGGGCGGCCGACTACTTCCCCATCCTGGCCTCCGAGCGCCGCCCCGACGGGCGCCTGCGGGTCCGCCTGGCCACCCACCAGCTGTCCTGGCTGGTCCGCCTGGTCCTGCGCCTGGCCCCGGCCGCCGAGCCGGTGTCGCCCCCGGAGCTCCGCCGCGCCGTCGCCGACGCCGCCGGCAAGGCCCTGGCCGCCTACGCCGGCTAG